GAGTATCTGCGTCCACCCCGGCTGTAGGCTCGTCCAGGAAAAGAACGTCTGGGCCATTGACAATGGCCCGGGCAATGAATACTCGTTGCTGCTGCCCCCCGGAAAGTTCCCCAATTCGCCGGCTTTTCAGCCCTTTTAAGCCCACTCGATCTAACGCTTGATCGATGGATAACTCATCCTGCCGGGTTAGCAGGCGAGGAAATCGCTTGAGGGAGATAAGCCCCATGGCCACCACCTCCCGAACGGAAGCAGGAAAGAAAGAATCCAGGTGAGTGGCTTTCTGGGGAACATACCCGATCCTCTGCCATTGAGTGAATTGTTCGGCCTTTTCCCCCATCAAAAAGACCCGCCCCTCTGTTGGTTTCACGAGCCCGAGAATAATGCGAATGAGGGTAGTCTTCCCTGACCCGTTGGGGCCTATCAAAGCCAAAAAATCGCCAGCAGAAATGG
This Deltaproteobacteria bacterium DNA region includes the following protein-coding sequences:
- a CDS encoding metal ABC transporter ATP-binding protein, which codes for MTSNNPLIHVENVSLDWQGLQVLKEVSFAISAGDFLALIGPNGSGKTTLIRIILGLVKPTEGRVFLMGEKAEQFTQWQRIGYVPQKATHLDSFFPASVREVVAMGLISLKRFPRLLTRQDELSIDQALDRVGLKGLKSRRIGELSGGQQQRVFIARAIVNGPDVLFLDEPTAGVDADTQTRFYDMLAELNRKEGLTIVLITHDFGIITKHANKVACLNQRLFFHGTHEEFCSSQMVQELLHGEHHLICHHH